In a single window of the Acipenser ruthenus chromosome 8, fAciRut3.2 maternal haplotype, whole genome shotgun sequence genome:
- the LOC117406895 gene encoding serine protease 23-like has protein sequence MAPLLTLLMLLCAVRGALLYHPIWKPMWPASKVPVVLPQLTEDLDAPEFTAEAKLEVTSPCGPECHKRALVPSYEELKERLSYETLYFNGSLTQTNVGIYGLNVAELARTQETKGRSRAKRQIYGYDSRFSIFGKDFLLNYPFSTSVKVSTGCTGTLVAERHVLTAAHCVHDGKSYVKGAKKLKVGFLKPRQKEESSNQTRSHLSEKMKFQWIRVKRTHVPKGWIKGNANDIGMDYDYALLELKKPHKRRYMKIGVSPTAKQLPAGRIHFSGYDNDRWGNLVYRFCKVQEETYDLLYQQCDAQPGASGSGVYVRMWKREHRRWERRIIGIFSGHQWVERDGMPQDFNVAVRITPLKYAQICYWIKGNYADCRDG, from the coding sequence ATGGCACCTTTGCTGACTCTTCTCATGCTCCTGTGTGCCGTCAGAGGCGCTTTGCTTTATCATCCCATCTGGAAACCCATGTGGCCAGCGTCCAAAGTGCCAGTGGTATTGCCTCAGCTGACCGAAGATTTAGATGCCCCAGAGTTCACTGCTGAGGCCAAGCTTGAAGTAACATCTCCATGCGGCCCCGAATGTCACAAGAGGGCATTAGTGCCCAGCTACGAGGAGCTGAAAGAGCGCCTCTCCTATGAGACTCTGTACTTCAACGGGAGCTTGACCCAGACCAACGTTGGCATCTACGGCCTGAACGTGGCAGAGCTGGCTAGGACCCAGGAAACCAAAGGGAGGTCAAGGGCTAAGAGGCAAATATACGGCTATGACAGCAGGTTTAGCATTTTTGGGAAGGACTTCTTGTTAAACTACCCATTCTCCACCTCTGTTAAGGTCTCAACAGGTTGCACAGGGACTCTAGTGGCCGAAAGGCATGTCCTGACAGCTGCCCACTGCGTTCACGACGGGAAGAGCTATGTCAAGGGGGCCAAGAAGCTGAAGGTGGGCTTCCTGAAGCCAAGACAGAAAGAGGAGAGCAGCAACCAGACAAGGTCCCACCTCTCTGAGAAGATGAAGTTCCAGTGGATTCGGGTGAAGCGCACCCACGTCCCCAAGGGGTGGATCAAGGGAAACGCCAATGACATCGGCATGGATTATGACTATGCCTTGCTCGAGCTCAAAAAGCCCCACAAGCGACGCTACATGAAGATCGGAGTGAGTCCAACGGCTAAACAGCTGCCCGCAGGGAGGATCCATTTCTCAGGCTACGATAATGACCGCTGGGGGAATCTGGTCTACCGTTTTTGTAAGGTACAGGAAGAAACCTACGATCTCCTGTATCAACAATGCGATGCCCAGCCTGGGGCAAGCGGCTCCGGTGTCTATGTGCGCATGTGGAAGAGGGAGCACCGACGCTGGGAGCGCAGAATAATCGGCATCTTCTCAGGGCACCAGTGGGTGGAGCGTGACGGCATGCCTCAGGATTTCAATGTGGCGGTTCGCATCACCCCCCTGAAATACGCACAGATCTGTTACTGGATAAAGGGCAATTACGCGGACTGCCGGGATGGATAA